ATCAAATTTACCGAGATAGAACTTATAGATGATGAAGACTTAGAGACAATGATTGCACTTTATTGCTCAAGTGGGAACATGAATGTTTAACCAGTTTAGTTGTTTGCTAAGTTAATAGATGTGGAGCTTGTTCAAAATGTCACTTCATTAAATCAACAATATGAAGTTCAAGACCCGTGTATGGAGGTTCCGAGAGCGTCTATTGATAAATGATCATTTGTACATGGGTTTGACTTTAATCTTAATGTTGGATGTGCAAAACAATGCAGTTATGGAGGACATCGACAAGGGCCAAAAATCCACGCCATGGTTCGACTGCATATAACAACCCTAATTCGGGGCCCCATTTATAGATACATTCGGAGGTGGTTGCTACCGGTGCAGATAGTGAAGAAGGACTCTATAAAAATGGTCATTCCCATCATGATGGTGAAGATTTCAATGACCACAATCTGGATGAGGTCCTAGATGATATCGACAATGAAGGCACTGATAAAGTGAAAATGTACATGCCCCTCAGTCGAGAACCTAAGTCATGACATTATCATATCAATAACCTTGCGACCCACATGCTCAGCATAGAACCCGATGCGATGCATGCATCTGAATTCCTTGAATACCTAGATATAATACCTTTTTATTGGTTGGCGTCAAATTCCGAATCTGAAGAGTTATTCATAGGCCAACAATTCACAAACAAGGAAGACTACGTATTTATCACCAAATGGTAAAACATGAAAGTGTCAATGGAAAAAAAATTTCCTTGACACCCCCAGATGCCACCTGACATGGTGATGGCaccaaaaaatttttttttcgctaatattatttttaataaaattattcctTGACAACCACTTGGTGCCGCTTGACCTGGTAGCGACACCAAAAAATTTTTATTGacatgaattaaaaaatatttggaCGGTGCTGCCTGACACACTGACGACccccattaaaaaaatattttctttttttctacttgaatacttaaattttttacgagtatttaaaaaaattcatatgggTGCTTTCTGACACAACGGCggcaccaaattttttttttaaaaggtaatGATTGACTAATGATGACGCTGAAAAAGTGAATGGTACTGTTTGACCAGCACATTGAATTACATTATTCAAAACgaatcattttattaaataattttttgcccatatcattttataaattaattaattgttttagattattttaccaaaaaaagccgAGCCAAGTATCAGAGTGGGTAAAAGAATAACCGCAGTTAATAAGCAAACAAAAAGACACATACTATTTTCCTTCTGTGGGCAGGTATCCAATTACTTGACAATACATACCCCAAGTATGTAAATTTAATAGGACCAACCAGTAACACAACCCAATCAACAATCCCATAAGTTTTACTTTATTCAAATATTCctacattttatattattcaatgtTTATGTCTTTTATCATATCTTTAAATTTCgcaacttataaaaaaaaaaaaactaatatgcatatatcatttattttcgAAAATAATAACactgaattattttcttttcttttttttatcaacGGATTaccaaatatttcattttttttctaattgaaactgtgttgtaaaaattatataataaatataaattatttttaacgcTGGATAAAATTGTATTATTGAATATGAAAAACTATACAAGGGAGCACTAATACAACTTTGGGACGTTagggtcaaaatataaaactTGAGCTCTACCTAGTTGCCCCATTGGGCCCTTTTCGTCTTTCAGAATCAATAACTATTTTTcctaatatcttttatttttatttaaatatctaATTGTATTGATATTACAAATTAATCAAAtactaattcaattaaaaaaataatttaatttttttaaataaattaataaatatcattataataatattgtattttattatttataaaatatttaaataaaacaattaaaactcaatatttttaaaaaatcaaaacatggaaatcaaaattaataaGGATTTCtacataataattttattactttattcaTAACTCAATTATTGAATACagctttttaatatatttttaaaaattttattttataaatatatttttattcataactctatttttaattttatgatatatgaATCAAATGATTCAAATGCCTTGAACGTAAATAATTCGTATATGTCGAAAAACATAAAGAAGAAGTTATTTTTCTTGATGGTGATGATCTCGATATTCGACTTCTAACTTCATTTTTGTGTTTTTCAACAAATACTTTCTGGAACAATCGTTTTTTAGATTGTGTCTGTAGTGAAAAAAAAACTGACGAAGTTGAATATTAcctataacaaaattaataattcaatttagttttttttagtttttattgaaaaattattatgtatacaaaataatttatattattatgagtatacttttatctaattatataaaattaataataaataaataaattgtgagatttaaatctaaaatattataattaataaggAAAGTTATAAACTCTTTTAGACGTTTTCTTATAAGGTTTAGGGGATCTGAAGATAGACATCCCTGTCAAAATGTGGTTTTCACTTTCTAGTTTTGAATGTCAATGTGTTTACTGATCTTGCAGACCCACacgctttttttttcttttttttttgggggcgGGGGGGCGGGGGGGGGGTTTAATTTGGAGAAGGAATGAAATATACACGcacatgaaaagaaatttaaagaatTGAATGGAAATTTTCAATTTGGGTATGGTATGGTTAATAAAAGTTAGAGATTTTGAgtatttagattttaattttattatgtgtaATTGTTATGTGTAGGTTTTTAATAAGGTAGTCAGTATTGTatcgataaaattttttttattactattggTACGTATTGTTAGCGGTCTGTTTTTGTGTATCGATTTAGATTTATTcctatttttgtaaaatattttatatgtatatttaaaaaattacaagaatcaaaaaataaaattaaataaatctcaaatataaaatactcataaagaaaagatttttaaaaagtTAGTAATCTCAGcacatgtaaaatttataatataaaatagtaatcaagtacataatttattctttaataaaCTTCACAAGGAAAAAACTATTTCATATTATGCATATAACAATCTATGATTgaacaaatccaaaataaataaataaaaattaaacttaaatttaaaatatattttaaaattaattttttggtacCAACCAGTACATTATATTCCAATTGATATATGCAAAATCAATTGGTATCCATCAGTACGACTAGAACCAAGTAAAATTTGTATCGAaacaaacttaaaatttattgttCTAGTTTActatcaaaacaaaacatttcaatcGATATGGGTGATATCGAAATGAAATTGACTATTATAGTCTAATCCTATAATGTGGAGTTGCCATAACTAGTTTTTATCTAGTTATATTTTGGCTCTTTgtattgatttaatttaattttattatatttaatggaagttattttttttagtttcataTGAATAACGAAAAGAAATCaagtttaaaattataaaaaatgaaaagaaaaaaatataaaataaactcaaaattttatttcatatgtaAGTTATTACTTAATCTTAAAAAATTGCGCTAAATAATGATTAAAATCCCATCAAATTAgatgaaaataagttttttttttcttacatatttttaaaaaataaactggaAATAAAAATGAGAGGGAAAAGAAagcctttatttttctttcctcccctcaaaagaaaatttatttctcttCTGCTATTTTCCCAATCTCACTGAATAAAATATAGGGAGTGAAACACATTATAAAGGACACGATATTTGTGCAAATTGACTTGACTTTGTAGTTGATAATATTGGACTAACATGTTTATTATTACCAGAATTTTGTAAGAATCATGACaactgaaaattattattattaatttattacagAATTTAGTAACAAGCTCGTAATGTGAGACTGAATAAGATAAGACTGTTTATACTAATTATGTGTCACGTTACGAaatgagggaaaagtaaaaataaagattaaagtaAGGAGAAGTAATTAAAATCCCTTGATAATACTCATTAAGGTTTTAATCTGTTAATGTAATTCTCCTTTACCTAATTTGTAAACTGACTTTGTATCTAAAGGAAAAAGAACAAGAAGATGAAAGTAGTTGTTTAGATGTGAAAAAGAGTTTTTTAACAATTACTCTAAACAAGTCTTAACATCTTAAACAACTCTTTAATTTCTTTCTCCTAACAAATGACTAAAAATTCCACTCACAAGTAACCCATTTATTAGATGAGAATATAAATGATCAAGCAAGATAGAAAATGATACATAGTTATAGTCTATAAATATCTTTTTATGGTCAAATTTCTTATAACTTATCTTTCAATAGTGTAAGTGTTTCATACgttttgaatataaatatgaATTCATTAtctttaaaaacaaagaaaaatatcaataaataagaGGTGAAACGAGTATATATGTCAAAAACAGTTATCAGCAGAGAGTGtcaaaaaaaaaagggtgagATACTGACATAAAAAATGGGCGTGAAAGTcacaaaatcaaacaaaatcagTTGAGATATCATTTTCCTCGTGATTCCTTCCCCTCAACCTCAACCAACAAATATTTTAACTCCATCAGTTACATTTTACCCGGTGTTATTTTATATATCACGTGTCATATATTATATCAGAAATCATGAAAAGAAACGTAAAATATTTCTATTCTAACATTCACTCCACCTTCCAAACTTATCATTTGAGTTTTCTAAGcaatactaaatctaaatttatgaattCAAATTCTAATATCTATAATATTTTGAGGACTTATTGCATTCAAATAGAGAGTCAAAGAAAAATGACAAAGTATACATATGTTTCATGTTGTGAAGAGGGCGAGCCGTTTCTGACATAAATAATAGCCGTTTCCCTGAGACATAAATAATGACTATAATGCCCTTCTGAAACGTAAAACATTTCTCCTATATAAAGAGAAGTCGCTAAGTTTTAAAAGACATTGTTAAAGACAGATAGATTTGTGTGAGCTGCGAAGAAAGTGATCCCTTCAACATTTTCTTTCTAGCTACTTTCTACaggttttttaatttttgctcttgtttgttttttttttcccacTATAATCAAAGCCATAAAACATGGGTTTTCAGAAAGAAAGAAATGGGGTATAATAGCTTATACAAATCTATAAATCTATCTATAGATTATGATCTCTTTTTTTCACTCTTATATTACATGTTGGTTTCCATAGCTTTGATTCTTGGCTAGCTCTTTTTACTTGATTTAACCCATCATGGTTTAACAAAGTGCTTTGAATTGTTCACTTTTTTCCAAGATGAATTTTGAAACTCGACCGAGTCTGTATACAAGAAACCAGATTAAGTGCCACATCCACCATACCAAACTCTGTCACACAGCCAATCCCTTTCATAAACAGCTTCAAAATTTCCTAAGGCCTTGAATCAACACCTTCTTAAGAAAACCATACCAGCAGCCCACCACCCAAATCGAACCCTTCTAGATACTTCATTACATCCAGTTCAAAGACCAAACCCACAAAATACTTGAACATCACCTTCGTAGCTCAATTCTGTTTCTATCTGAGACCAATTGAAAATACAAGCTCAACTTTAAATGTCGTTTTCTATATCTAAGAAACAGCTTTACATGCTGAATTATGTAACGTTTTTGTCCCTTTTTCACCCTGCGGCTActaaattattttagtaaattcaaaTAAGAATAAACGAAACTTCATCAATTGCTCAATAAACGACGGGATTTttgtgaaatataataaaaatagttgaAAAAGCCTGTGTCATCCTCGTGTTAAAATGCACCGCTCTTTGTTTACAGACAATACAAGTAAGCTTGTCCTTTTCCTTTCCTACCTACCTTGTCTTTCTTTTTGGGAATTTCTTTTCTTACCTacttaactcaattaattaacctTCCtccttagttttatttatttttgtatatctaTAAGATTTGGCTTGGTTTagaatatatgtttaaaataatcTCTGTTTAATTAGTTCCAATCTAACCAAaagtttctttttcctttctattttcaCCCTTTTGCAGGTTAAGCGATTAGTTTACACTAAAGCATGGGATTTTTAGATGAAGATGGGTTGATTTCAAAAACTAGGTCCATTGTTTTATCCCTCTCAAATATCATTTCAAGATCACCTATGTTATCTCCCATGCAAGTCCATGAATGTCAATGTACTGCCCCCATCTATAAACAGTATCTCCACCTACCAGGTCTCAAAACCCTAATATATGAATATAAAACCCTTCAATTACAGACACCAACTCTCATCATCCATTCCTACACCATCCCCCAGTCACCATCGCCTCCATCGTTAGATTTTTTGTCCTTCAGAACTCACTCTGCATCCTACTCTCCTTGGTCCTCTGGGATGGACGATATGCTGGGGACTGAAAGTGGAGTTTACATGATCCATAGTGCGTTGAAAATGATAACGATAGATCATAAAGCCAAAGGTTCTAGTAAACAAGGTAATAAGAGGAAGAAAGGGCGTCCAAGGGTGGGAGAATATCCACCCCCAATTCCATTACTAGCAAGAACGGGGAATTTGCCAAGCCACATGCCTTGGATTTTAGCCAGATATTACAGCAACGGGAGGCTGGTTCTTAAAGAAGAGAAAGTGAAACATCACGAATATTTTGAAGCCTACAGAGAAAATGGTCGCCTTATTCTGGACCTCGTGCCTTTGGATGGCAGTTTTAGATGTTGTCATACGGTTTTCGAGGAAAATAATGCTGTTGAAGACGATGAGGAGAAGGAGATAGAGCTAGAAAACCTGGAGTTTTTTCAAGGATATGGGGAATTTGAGAAAGTTGAAGAACTGGATGAAGAAACTGATCACgacaatgatgatgatgaagacaaTGGCAACGTGAAACATGAAGCGTCTATGACATCAGCATTATCAGTGCCTGAGATGTGTCATTGGAGCGAAACGTATGGAGATCCGCGCAAGTGCTTGACGTATTCGGGTAGGATTATATCAGAAATGAGTTCAGTACTTTCACAATGCTGATAAGTAAAGAGAGAAATGAGTTCAGTACTTTCACAATGCTGATAAGTGAAGAGAGAAATTATAGTATGAAGAAGTCATCAACCGGTTGTAATTCAGTCCATAACAAGACCTTCCTTTTAGTTTGTTCTGTTTATTTACAataattagtaatttaatgaGTAGTTTGAAACAAGGGTTTAGCTAGAAAATCTAAAAGTTATtggttattttatatttatttgaaaccAATAtcagaattatttatgaaaagtattttaaaatttcaaaaaccatTACATAAATCTCATTTTATATCTAAAAGTTAtaagaaatatgaaaaaaaaaattaaaaaccaaactgAATTATCATCAAAGATTCAAAAATCTAAAAACGCAATCAAACCAAACTCATCTCATCTCATCACCCtaattgaaacaaattaaatttcaaataaaatgagACCAAACCATGAATACAAGAAGTGCTTTATACCACATAAGAGtttctttcaaaaataaatttctaaTAGAATGATTTTTAACTGATTTAAGTGTTTCacatgttttgaatataaatatgaattcattatatttaaaaacaaaaaaaatcaataaataagaGATGAAGCGAGTATACATGTCAAAAACAGTTATCAGCAGAGAGTGGTAAAAAAAGAGAGACAAATACTGACATAAAAAATAGGCATGAAAGACACAAAACTAAACAAAATAGGTTGAGAGATCATTTCCGCTCGTGATTCACTCCCCTCAACCACAACCAACAAATATCTTCAACTCCAATTGTATTTTACCAAATGTTATTTTACAAATCACATGTCATATACTATATTAAAAATCATGAAAAGAAACATATAGTATTTCCATTCTAACCTTCACTCCACCTTCCAAACTTATCATATGAGTCTCCTAAACAAAactaaatctaaatttatgaacTTAAGTTCCAAAATCTATAATACTTTAAGGACTTATGCATTGAAATAGAGAGTCAAAGAAAAATGACATAGCATACATATGCTTCATGTTGTGAAGACGGCAAGTCATTTCTCTAAGACATAAACAATATCTATAATGCCTTTTTAAGACATAAAACATTTCTCCTATACAAATAGAAttcactaaattttaaattttgagagaCATTGTTGAAGACAAATTTGTGTGAGTTGGAAGAAAGTGATGGCCTCAACATTATCTTTTTCGATAGTTTCTAAAGGTTCTTTAATTTTTGCTCTTCATTTGTTTTTCCACTACTTTATATATAATCAAAGACATACAATGTTTATTATAATCTATAGTCTACAAATATCTTTTTATGGTCAAATTTCTTTTAACTGttgtttcatttatttaagtgTTCCATGCATTCTAAATGTAATTATGAATTCATTatcttaaaaacaaataaaaatatcaataaataagaGGTTAAACAAGTATACATGTCAAAAACAATTATCAACAGACAGTGTAAAAAAAGTAACAGACAGATACTAACATAAAAATTGGGTGTGAAAGacacaaaaccaaacaaaatcagTTAAGGGGTCGTTTCCCTTCGTGATTCTCTCCCCTCAACCTCAACCAACAAATATCTTCAACCCAATCAATTGTATTTTACCAAATACTATTTTACATATCTTACATATCAAGTGTCAGATACTATATAAGAAATCATGAAAAGAAATGTAAAGCATTTCCATTCTAACCTTCACTCCACCTTCCAAATTAGTCATTTGAGTTTCCTAAGCAATACTAaatcaaaatctattaatttaaaatctaaaatttataatactttgagGAATTATTGCATTGAAATAGAGAGTCAAAGAAAAATGATATAGCATACATATGCTTCATGTTGTGAAGAGGACAAGTTGTTTCTCTAAGGCATAAACAATGGCTATAATGCCCTTTTAAGACAAAAAACCTTTCTCCTATATAAAGAGAAGTCTCTAAGTTTTGAGAGACCCCTTTTAAGACATAAAACCTTTCTCCTATATAAAGAGAAGTCTCTGAGTTTTGAGAGACATTGTTGAAGATAGATTTGTGTGAGCTGCGAATGAAGTGATTCAGTATTCTCTTTCTAGCTAGTTTCAAAAGGTTCTTTAATTTTTGCTCttcatttgttttttcttttccacTACTTCATATATAATCAAAGACATACAATGTTTTTTTATAACTGATATGGtatacaaatatatttttatggtcaAATTTCTTATAACTGATGTTTCAATGATTTAACTGGAATAGGACTATAAtgaaatagttattttgtggGAATGGAAGGActgtaataaaattaaataggcATAATAGTGATTTGCTTGAATGAAATGGAATGAGTATTGTAATAATATTCATGCATTTAGTTGAGAGGAATAGATATGTAATAGGAAAAAAAATACTCGAATGAAGAATATaccttttaataaattaaattatgtttttatttttgtaaaaatattaaaaaacccaAAAGCATTAAATGCTAAAATGGCAATTTTAtctttagattaaatattttattttttaatataattaataagatataatataaaatatttatataaaaattaaaatagtattatataaattattttttatttattttatccttaCCCCCTCTCATTTAATCACTTTATAAATAATTTACTATATAAACTAGTGTTCATTCCATTGCATTCCATTGCAAATGACTCGATGAGGAAGCTACTGAGTTGAATAATCGTCTAGACATTGATAATAATAGCTTGAATTTGAGAGAAAATAAATAACACTAATCAACATATAAATAATTGGGAAAAAAATGAATCCAATGAAGTAAAAACtgtatattttagatttttaaaaggtataaacaatcttttctttttgtattcaaagacaaaagaaaatttttttatggAATAGACCCATAACAGATCGTGAGAAGAGATAGAAAAAAATTTGGGAATTTGAAATTTGATATGGGAACTTACTTCAGTGGAGATGAGACTGTCGGAGAAGGAGTTGGTCAGAGCACTGGTGAAGGTGTGGGTGAGAGGGCCGATGAAGGAGAGAGGAGAGTGGAGGGGAGAGAGTCCTTatctcttctattttcttttcaaaataaaaataaaaaaaatattaagggaCCATGATTGTGGCTTAGGGTAGGAgtagttaaaatttattaaaggttattttagatccaaaaaatttattttgattcgaTGGTAGATTAAGTAGTTATTTATATCCTTCACCATTGAATTCGTATTACGAGACTTTATGAAATAGAAGATGAATGACTATTCTACAGAATCTCTCATTCAGTGAACCAAACTACTGTTTTATTGTAGGGCATTAAATAGTGATAAAATGAAATAGTCATTCCTTCCAACCAAATGTGATGTAAGTTTTTCACGAGTtctaaatgtaaaatataaattcattatctttaaaaacaaaaaaaatatcaataaatacgAGGTGAAACGAGTATACATGTTAAAAATAGTTATCAGTAGAGAgtgtaaaaaaaagaaagaaagagacaGATACTGGCATAAAAATTGGGTGTGAAAGacacaaaaccaaacaaaatcgGTTGAGGGATCGTTTCCCCTTGTGATTCATTCCCCTCAACCGCAACCAACAAATATCTTCAAATCCGATTGTATTTTACCAAATGCTATTTCACATATCACGTGTCAGATACTATATCAGGAATCTTGAAAAGAAACATAAAGTATTTTCGTTCTAACCTTCACCTTCCAAACTTATCATTTGAGTTTCCTTTGCAATACTAAATCCAAATTTCTGAATTTAAattccaaaatctataatacTTTGAGGACTTATTTTATTGAAATAGAGAGTCAAAGAAAAATGACATAGCATACATATGCTTCATGTTGTGAAGAGGACAAATAGTTTCTCTAAGACATAAACAATGATTATAATGCCTTTTTAGGACATAAGTCATTTCTCCTATACAAAGAGAAGTCACTAAGTTTTGGGAGACATTGTAGAAGACAAATTTATGTGAGCTGCGAAGGAAGTGGATGGCTTCAGCATTCTCTTTCTAGCTAATTTTTACAGGTTTTttaacattttctcttcatgtgTTTTTTTCCACTACTACATATATAATCAAAGACATACAATGTTTCTTATAACTGATATAATCTACAAATATCTTTTTATGGTCAAATTTCTTATAACTGATGTTTTAGTAATTTAAGTGTTTCACGCATTTTGAATGTAAATATGAATTTGTTAtctttaaaaacaaataaaaatatcaataaataagaGATGAAACGAATATACATGTCAAAAACAATTATCAGCAGagagtgtaaaaaaaaaaagaaaaagacagatACTGGCATAAAAAATGGGTGTGAAAGacacaaaaccaaacaaaatcgGTTGAGAGATCGTTTCCCCTTGTGATTCATTCCCCTTGTGATTCATTCCCCTCAACCTCAACCAACAAATATCTTCAACTCCATCAATTGTATTTTATCAAATGCTATTTTACATATCACTTGTCAAATATTATATCAGAAATCATGAAAAGAAACGTAAAGTATTTCCATTCCAACCTTTACTCCACCTTCTAAACTTGTCATTTGAGTTTCCTAAACAATACTTAATtcaaatttatgaatttaaattcCAAAATCTGTAATTGTAACgacccctaaccctataccgtcgctggaacagggttatgAGACATTACCAATCAGTACAGTACAATACagacattaattaaatataaacgtTTAGACTCATCATAATTTTAAGATGACGTCCCTTTAgtgggccctcgcggtccaatatgaacagtaaaatcaattcgggactaaatgtGAATTACTacgaatttttctttcaaatttcaaattcatactatatatcattgccaaccataatttacttgttttattaatactttcacaacctaaatgactctcataagacatcctatgtacatgccattaccaatagtCAACATACTTTATCTCGTTGAATTCGGGATCgacctgggatgctgattcaacagtCTAGCCTTAACCTGcccacggaaacaaaccgtatgctgagtatacactcagtggtatttctataatccgaacacttaaacaattataaaacatattaatttatatatattgaactttTCAAACTCAATAagtattcaaacattcactttccaaccaatgttttggtctactttaaattcaaaatcatttattatttttcaatagcaattaatcaatcagtaatatTCATTAACGATCAGTCaatcagaacaattatttatttagtaataatcagttattcggtaacaatcaattatttaataataatcagtTATTCGGTATCAATGAATTGATCGGTTATccagtaacaatcaattattcagtaaaaatcaaatatacagtaataattaaattttccAGTAACAGTCGATCTTTCCAGATCCTTTATTTACctctattaacatgactcggacctagacggatacacggatccaaccaacacaccagtacggtacatagtgcctcatcggccgaagctggaacagtaacagtacggtacacggagtacctcatcggaacaaattcgaaacagtagcagtaacagtatgGTACAcggagtacctcatcggaacaaatctgaaaaacggtaacagtaacaacatccgacacacaaagtgccgaatcggtaacagtaacggtaacagtaacagtagtcggcacataagtgcttGATCAATAAGCCGGCAAAACCCGTACTCtcccatatcctatggcatgccaactatatccgactagctcgactagttaatagggtatttaattcactttccaattttcaattaatttatattttaattaattaactatatattttgaattcaatataattccattcacttttcactaataaatattcaatttcacaataatcacaattttctatcaatttcatcacacttccaactacatatattttccaatataacaaa
The sequence above is drawn from the Gossypium hirsutum isolate 1008001.06 chromosome A05, Gossypium_hirsutum_v2.1, whole genome shotgun sequence genome and encodes:
- the LOC121229497 gene encoding uncharacterized protein, whose translation is MGFLDEDGLISKTRSIVLSLSNIISRSPMLSPMQVHECQCTAPIYKQYLHLPGLKTLIYEYKTLQLQTPTLIIHSYTIPQSPSPPSLDFLSFRTHSASYSPWSSGMDDMLGTESGVYMIHSALKMITIDHKAKGSSKQGNKRKKGRPRVGEYPPPIPLLARTGNLPSHMPWILARYYSNGRLVLKEEKVKHHEYFEAYRENGRLILDLVPLDGSFRCCHTVFEENNAVEDDEEKEIELENLEFFQGYGEFEKVEELDEETDHDNDDDEDNGNVKHEASMTSALSVPEMCHWSETYGDPRKCLTYSGRIISEMSSVLSQC